The Streptomyces laurentii genome contains a region encoding:
- a CDS encoding glyoxalase/bleomycin resistance protein/dioxygenase (Glyoxalase/Bleomycin resistance protein/Dioxygenase superfamily; pfam00903;~This conserved domain belongs to a superfamily including the bleomycin resistance protein, glyoxalase I, and type I ring-cleaving dioxygenases; cd07263;~glyoxalase/bleomycin resistance protein/dioxygenase [Streptomyces hygroscopicus subsp. jinggangensis TL01];~identified by MetaGeneAnnotator; putative), which translates to MDLKLEVLVLPVSDVDKAKAFYVDTLGFRLDADFPVHDGYRIVQVTPPGSACSVIFGEGLTTAPAGSAQGLHLIVTDIEQAVGELVGRGVDVDGPFHDATGAFHHADGTHRIPGLAPGRPSYGTFAGFADPDGNAWFLQEITVRAPGR; encoded by the coding sequence ATGGACCTCAAGCTCGAAGTCCTCGTCCTCCCCGTCTCCGACGTCGACAAGGCGAAGGCGTTCTACGTCGACACCCTCGGGTTCCGCCTCGACGCCGACTTCCCGGTCCACGACGGCTACCGGATCGTCCAGGTGACACCCCCCGGCTCCGCCTGCTCCGTCATCTTCGGTGAAGGACTGACCACCGCCCCCGCCGGCTCGGCCCAGGGCCTGCATCTGATCGTCACCGACATCGAGCAGGCGGTCGGCGAACTCGTCGGGCGCGGGGTCGACGTCGACGGCCCGTTCCACGACGCCACCGGCGCCTTCCACCACGCGGACGGAACCCACCGGATACCCGGCCTCGCTCCGGGGCGCCCGAGCTACGGCACCTTCGCCGGCTTCGCCGACCCGGACGGCAACGCGTGGTTCCTCCAGGAGATCACCGTCCGCGCCCCCGGACGCTGA
- a CDS encoding hypothetical protein (identified by MetaGeneAnnotator; putative;~sequence version:1), with translation MGPDRPEHPRHEAERGTAPRRRTLLKAGVGLASATVGACSPSAPRGTARDPRAAVSHRPETERERPGTHDWRIRSQGPADAVLGYTDRVSVIPGEECGLYVSTTAASFRVSAFRIGWYGGAEARLVWSSARVPGRVQAEPRLLPETRTVRADWRRTLSLGTAGWPEGAYLLRLDTEDGHRRYVPLVVRSARGAGRTVLMHAPATWQAYNRWGGYSLYQGPAGEYADRSLAVSFDRPYDLNGAEKFLVYERAAVVLAERLGIPLAYTTGVDVHRDAEVLRGAAAVVCLGHDEYWTPQQRQHVTGARDAGTNVAFLGANTCFRRVRLEPDATGPERTVVCYKSSYRSDPFYPARPSLVTTDFRAPPAPDPESSLTGVLYEGYPTDAPYVVHAADHWLYEGTGVRRGDRFAHLVGVEYDRVTPGSPVPEPLEITAHSPLVCKGRASHSDSAYYTARSGAGVFATGTMRWVEGLMAATPDGGRDHGMDARTRVFVTRTTENLLRAFAEGPAARHRPAPRPNVAEVYGGGA, from the coding sequence GTGGGCCCCGACAGGCCGGAGCACCCACGGCACGAAGCGGAACGCGGAACGGCGCCGCGCCGCCGCACCCTCCTGAAAGCGGGCGTCGGACTCGCCTCGGCGACGGTCGGCGCCTGCTCCCCGTCCGCTCCCCGCGGCACCGCCCGTGACCCTCGGGCCGCGGTCTCGCACCGGCCCGAGACGGAACGGGAGCGGCCGGGGACACACGACTGGCGTATCCGGTCGCAAGGTCCCGCGGACGCCGTCCTCGGGTACACCGACCGGGTGAGTGTGATCCCGGGTGAGGAGTGCGGTCTGTACGTCTCGACGACGGCCGCGTCCTTCCGGGTCTCGGCCTTCCGGATCGGCTGGTACGGCGGGGCCGAGGCCCGGCTCGTCTGGTCGTCCGCGCGGGTCCCGGGCCGGGTCCAGGCGGAGCCGCGCCTCCTGCCCGAGACCCGTACGGTCCGGGCGGACTGGCGGCGCACCCTGAGTCTCGGCACGGCGGGCTGGCCGGAGGGCGCGTACCTGCTGCGGCTCGACACGGAGGACGGACACCGGCGTTACGTCCCGCTGGTCGTGCGCTCCGCGCGGGGCGCGGGCCGCACGGTGCTGATGCACGCGCCCGCGACCTGGCAGGCGTACAACCGGTGGGGCGGCTACAGCCTGTACCAGGGGCCCGCGGGCGAATACGCCGACCGCTCCCTCGCCGTGAGTTTCGACCGTCCCTATGATCTGAACGGGGCGGAGAAGTTCCTGGTGTACGAGCGGGCGGCGGTGGTGCTCGCCGAGCGGCTGGGCATCCCCCTCGCGTACACCACCGGGGTCGACGTGCACCGTGACGCGGAGGTGCTGCGCGGGGCGGCCGCCGTCGTCTGCCTCGGCCACGACGAGTACTGGACGCCGCAGCAGCGTCAGCATGTCACCGGGGCCCGGGACGCCGGTACGAACGTGGCCTTCCTGGGCGCCAACACCTGTTTCCGACGGGTCCGCCTGGAGCCGGACGCGACCGGACCCGAGCGCACGGTGGTCTGCTACAAGTCCTCCTACCGGTCCGATCCCTTCTATCCGGCCCGTCCTTCCTTGGTGACGACGGACTTCCGCGCGCCCCCGGCGCCCGACCCTGAGTCCTCGCTGACGGGTGTGCTGTACGAGGGCTATCCGACGGACGCGCCGTACGTCGTCCACGCGGCGGACCACTGGCTGTACGAGGGGACGGGGGTGCGCCGCGGCGACAGGTTCGCTCATCTGGTCGGGGTGGAGTACGACCGGGTCACCCCGGGCTCGCCGGTCCCCGAGCCCCTGGAGATCACGGCCCACTCCCCGCTGGTGTGCAAGGGGCGCGCGAGCCACAGCGACTCGGCGTACTACACGGCGCGGAGCGGGGCGGGGGTCTTCGCGACCGGCACCATGCGGTGGGTGGAGGGCCTGATGGCCGCGACCCCGGACGGCGGGCGCGACCACGGGATGGACGCCCGTACGCGCGTCTTCGTCACCCGTACGACGGAGAACCTGCTGCGCGCCTTCGCGGAGGGACCCGCCGCCCGCCACCGGCCCGCGCCGCGTCCGAACGTGGCGGAGGTGTACGGGGGCGGGGCATGA
- a CDS encoding beta-galactosidase (A4 beta-galactosidase middle domain: a type 1 glutamine amidotransferase (GATase1)-like domain; cd03143;~Beta-galactosidase C-terminal domain; pfam08533;~Beta-galactosidase [Carbohydrate transport and metabolism]; COG1874;~Beta-galactosidase; pfam02449;~PFAM: glycoside hydrolase family 42 domain protein; beta-galactosidase trimerisation domain protein; beta-galactosidase domain protein; KEGG: sen:SACE_5154 beta-galactosidase;~beta-galactosidase [Catenulispora acidiphila DSM44928];~identified by MetaGeneAnnotator; putative) has product MNRPAPTPAASLTRVPGLLYGGDYNPEQWPEEVWAEDAALMREAGVTMVTVGVFSWARLQPGPDSWDFAWLDRLLDLLHSHGIAVDLATATASPPAWLVRADPTVLPVTADGVRLEFGSRQHYCPSSPAYRDAALRLTRALAERYARHPALALWHIHNEYGDHVAECFCPRSAEHFRAWLRERYGTVEALNHAWGTAFWSQRYATYDEIEPPRTAPGPVNPTQLLDWRRFCSDALLALHRAEREVLTEVSPGIPATTNFMSMFKALDYWEWARHEDFVSDDAYPDPSDPRAHVAASLNYDLMRSLKGNAPWLLLEQAPSAVSWRPVNVPKKPGLQRLWSLQALARGADGVMYFQWRASRAGAEKFHSALLPHRGTASRGWAETVRFGAELGRLADVAGSRLDADVAIVLDWDSWWALEGADHPSARMRWPDLLRPWYAALHARGITVTFVPPDADLAGYRAVLAPSLYLLRPEQARRIADHVRGGGHLVCGPFSGVVDIHDHIHDGGAPGPLREVLGLSVDEFWPVPDGESTALASGAEATLWTEWIVPEGAETVDTYASGSLAGLPAVTRHAYGAGTAWYVSGHLAEGIGDVLDRALGAAGVRPVLDVPEGVEVTVRTGAQGTYLFLLNHGDQPARTPLTGAYAAGGTDLLTGRAVHDKVTLEPLGAAVVRVAPVSAPVPESAPGAGSGSGSGLDSDSDSPGGTAP; this is encoded by the coding sequence ATGAACCGCCCCGCCCCCACTCCCGCCGCGTCTCTCACCCGCGTCCCCGGTCTGCTGTACGGCGGCGACTACAACCCCGAGCAGTGGCCCGAGGAGGTCTGGGCCGAGGACGCCGCGCTGATGCGCGAGGCCGGCGTCACCATGGTGACCGTCGGCGTGTTCTCCTGGGCCAGGCTCCAGCCCGGCCCGGACAGCTGGGACTTCGCCTGGCTCGACCGGCTCCTGGACCTGCTGCACTCCCACGGCATCGCCGTCGACCTGGCCACCGCGACCGCGTCGCCGCCCGCGTGGCTGGTACGCGCCGACCCCACGGTCCTGCCCGTCACGGCGGACGGCGTACGGCTCGAATTCGGCTCGCGGCAGCACTACTGCCCGTCCTCGCCCGCGTACCGGGACGCCGCGCTGCGCCTGACGCGCGCCCTCGCCGAGCGGTACGCGCGTCATCCCGCGCTCGCCCTGTGGCACATCCACAACGAGTACGGCGACCATGTCGCGGAGTGTTTCTGCCCCCGCTCGGCCGAGCACTTCCGGGCGTGGCTGCGCGAGCGCTACGGCACCGTCGAGGCCCTCAACCACGCCTGGGGCACCGCCTTCTGGTCGCAGCGGTACGCCACGTACGACGAGATCGAACCGCCGCGCACCGCGCCCGGGCCGGTCAACCCGACCCAGCTCCTGGACTGGCGGCGGTTCTGCTCCGACGCCCTCCTCGCGCTGCACCGCGCCGAGCGCGAGGTCCTGACGGAGGTCAGTCCGGGGATTCCGGCGACGACCAACTTCATGTCGATGTTCAAGGCGCTCGACTACTGGGAGTGGGCCCGGCACGAGGACTTCGTCTCCGACGACGCCTATCCGGATCCTTCCGACCCGCGCGCCCACGTCGCGGCGTCCCTGAACTACGACCTGATGCGCTCGCTGAAGGGGAACGCCCCCTGGCTGCTGCTCGAACAGGCGCCGTCGGCGGTCAGCTGGCGCCCCGTGAACGTCCCCAAGAAGCCGGGGCTGCAGCGTCTGTGGTCGCTGCAGGCCCTGGCCCGCGGCGCCGACGGTGTCATGTACTTCCAGTGGCGGGCCTCGCGCGCCGGAGCGGAGAAGTTCCACAGCGCCCTGCTGCCGCACCGCGGCACCGCCTCGCGCGGCTGGGCCGAGACCGTACGGTTCGGCGCCGAACTCGGCCGGCTCGCGGACGTCGCGGGCAGCCGTCTCGACGCCGACGTCGCGATCGTCCTGGACTGGGACTCGTGGTGGGCGCTGGAGGGCGCCGACCATCCGTCGGCCCGGATGCGCTGGCCAGATCTGCTGCGCCCCTGGTACGCGGCGCTGCACGCCCGCGGGATCACGGTCACGTTCGTCCCGCCGGACGCCGACCTCGCCGGCTACCGGGCCGTCCTCGCGCCGAGCCTGTATCTGCTGCGCCCGGAGCAGGCCCGCCGGATCGCCGACCACGTGCGCGGCGGCGGTCATCTCGTGTGCGGCCCGTTCAGCGGTGTCGTCGACATCCACGACCACATCCACGACGGCGGGGCGCCCGGTCCGCTGCGGGAGGTCCTGGGGCTGTCGGTGGACGAGTTCTGGCCGGTCCCCGATGGCGAGAGCACCGCTCTCGCCTCCGGGGCGGAGGCCACGCTGTGGACGGAGTGGATCGTGCCCGAGGGCGCCGAGACCGTCGACACGTACGCCTCGGGCTCCCTCGCCGGCCTGCCCGCCGTCACCCGGCACGCGTACGGCGCCGGCACCGCCTGGTACGTGAGCGGCCATCTGGCCGAGGGGATCGGCGATGTCCTCGACCGGGCTCTGGGCGCGGCGGGGGTACGGCCGGTCCTGGACGTCCCCGAGGGCGTCGAGGTGACGGTCCGCACCGGCGCCCAGGGCACCTATCTCTTCCTCCTCAACCACGGCGACCAGCCGGCGCGCACCCCGCTGACCGGCGCGTACGCCGCGGGCGGCACCGATCTGCTCACCGGGCGGGCCGTGCACGACAAGGTGACGCTCGAACCCCTCGGTGCCGCGGTCGTCCGCGTCGCCCCCGTCTCGGCCCCCGTCCCCGAATCCGCTCCCGGAGCCGGATCCGGCTCCGGCTCCGGCTTGGACTCCGACTCCGACTCCCCTGGAGGGACCGCTCCGTGA
- a CDS encoding hypothetical protein (identified by MetaGeneAnnotator; putative;~sequence version:1) — MTQEHTSGPAEAARHERFGTLPERIGFESMTEEKPSAPNAGTNARYNPENSWNHFSCLALDLGL; from the coding sequence ATGACTCAGGAACACACGAGCGGCCCGGCCGAGGCAGCCCGCCACGAGCGGTTCGGCACGCTCCCGGAGCGCATCGGCTTCGAGAGCATGACCGAGGAGAAGCCGAGCGCGCCGAACGCCGGGACGAACGCCCGGTACAACCCGGAAAACTCGTGGAACCACTTTTCCTGCCTGGCCCTTGACCTGGGACTGTAG
- a CDS encoding glycoside hydrolase family protein (PFAM: glycoside hydrolase family 37; KEGG: cpr:CPR_0360 cell wall surface anchor family protein;~Trehalase; cl17346;~alpha-glucosidase; Provisional;~glycoside hydrolase family protein [Catenulispora acidiphila DSM44928];~identified by MetaGeneAnnotator; putative), giving the protein MTRRRPLRALTALILLAAGALAAPQTSAAADRPRPASRYADVLDLRGTPVSALPGDGSDDNPVNVFADRGAWHAYALPEDGDRAAYGGFTGPLYIAQEYPWWLSTSFSRMRLTEDGRALDLAAGGAPRFTSLPGVLSQSYDLGRGLSLRLELRFATDRSALVRAEVRNSGSTARALRAGWTGSLLRPADAPMRDAPSLAATPTGVGVGFAKVRETWDYLTDGTERFEVTHKEPVRTTVDGDTYLTEAKAPVTLAPGRSRSFDWTESYTFTAAERAREADRVRRVLADAPSSAAAGDERWRGYVADVTRGVPAERRRTAVKSLETLVTNWRSAAGRIRHDGITPSISYKWFAGGMWAWDTWKQAVGTARFDPRLAQSQIRSMFDWQIRPDSRTRPQDAGMIPDVVFYNDPERGGGNWNERNSKPPLAAWAVWEVYRASGDTAFLREMLPKLVAYQEWWYRNRDHDGNGLAEYGATVDPANDSPGEQRLAAAWESGMDNAPRFDAALGTSVVANRAADGSLLGYSLTQESVDLNAYLAADQGYVGRIAAALGQDRDARRWREKSAATHALVRERMFDPADGWFHDTALGTGKPLTARGRGIEGAVPLWTGTASAAQARAVRDRLTDAAEFATAVPFPTVAKSSPYFSPTAYWRGPVWLDQAYFALGGLRRYGYGGDADTLAGRLLAQASGLAGDGPVMENYDPLTGAPLNSPNFSWSAALLLPMLAGREAPAKNG; this is encoded by the coding sequence GTGACCAGACGTCGTCCCCTGCGCGCCCTGACCGCACTGATACTGCTGGCCGCCGGCGCGCTCGCCGCCCCGCAGACCTCCGCCGCCGCGGACCGTCCGCGGCCGGCGTCCCGCTACGCGGACGTCCTCGACCTGCGTGGCACCCCCGTCTCCGCCCTGCCCGGCGACGGCTCGGACGACAACCCCGTCAACGTCTTCGCCGACCGCGGGGCCTGGCACGCCTACGCCCTGCCCGAGGACGGGGACCGCGCCGCGTACGGAGGGTTCACCGGGCCGCTCTACATAGCCCAGGAGTACCCGTGGTGGCTGAGCACGTCGTTCAGCCGTATGCGGCTGACGGAGGACGGGCGCGCCCTGGACCTGGCCGCGGGCGGCGCGCCCCGTTTCACGTCGCTGCCCGGAGTGCTGAGCCAGTCGTACGACCTCGGGCGCGGCCTGAGTCTCCGGCTGGAGCTGCGGTTCGCCACCGACCGCAGCGCCCTCGTCCGCGCCGAGGTCCGCAACTCCGGCTCCACGGCGCGCGCCCTGCGCGCCGGCTGGACCGGGAGCCTGCTGCGGCCCGCCGACGCCCCGATGCGCGACGCGCCCTCGCTGGCGGCCACCCCCACGGGCGTCGGCGTCGGCTTCGCGAAGGTCCGCGAGACCTGGGACTACCTCACGGACGGCACCGAGCGCTTCGAGGTCACCCACAAGGAGCCCGTCCGCACCACCGTCGACGGCGACACGTACCTCACCGAGGCCAAGGCGCCGGTGACCCTCGCCCCCGGGCGCTCCCGGAGCTTCGACTGGACCGAGTCGTACACCTTCACCGCCGCCGAGCGCGCCCGCGAGGCGGACCGGGTGCGCCGCGTCCTCGCCGACGCCCCGTCCTCGGCGGCGGCCGGGGACGAACGGTGGCGTGGGTACGTGGCGGACGTGACCCGCGGCGTGCCGGCGGAGCGGCGGCGTACGGCCGTGAAGTCGCTGGAGACCCTGGTCACCAACTGGCGCAGCGCGGCGGGCCGGATCCGGCACGACGGGATCACGCCGTCGATCTCGTACAAGTGGTTCGCCGGCGGTATGTGGGCCTGGGACACCTGGAAGCAGGCCGTCGGCACCGCCCGCTTCGATCCCCGGCTCGCCCAGTCCCAGATCCGGTCGATGTTCGACTGGCAGATCCGGCCGGACTCGCGGACCCGGCCGCAGGACGCCGGGATGATCCCGGACGTCGTCTTCTACAACGATCCCGAGCGGGGCGGCGGGAACTGGAACGAGCGCAACTCCAAGCCGCCGCTGGCCGCGTGGGCGGTGTGGGAGGTGTACCGCGCGAGCGGCGACACAGCGTTCCTGCGCGAGATGCTCCCGAAGCTCGTCGCCTATCAGGAGTGGTGGTACCGCAACCGGGACCACGACGGCAACGGGCTGGCCGAGTACGGCGCCACCGTCGATCCGGCCAACGACTCGCCCGGGGAGCAGCGGCTGGCCGCGGCCTGGGAGAGCGGCATGGACAACGCGCCCCGTTTCGACGCCGCGCTCGGCACGTCGGTGGTCGCCAACCGGGCCGCGGACGGCAGCCTCCTCGGTTACTCCCTCACGCAGGAGTCCGTCGACCTGAACGCGTACCTCGCCGCGGACCAGGGGTACGTGGGCCGCATCGCGGCGGCGCTGGGGCAGGACCGCGACGCGCGGCGGTGGCGGGAGAAGTCCGCCGCCACCCATGCCCTCGTACGCGAGCGGATGTTCGATCCGGCCGACGGCTGGTTCCACGACACCGCGCTCGGCACCGGGAAGCCGCTCACCGCGCGCGGGCGCGGCATCGAGGGGGCCGTCCCGCTGTGGACGGGCACGGCGTCCGCCGCGCAGGCCCGGGCGGTGCGCGACCGGCTGACGGACGCCGCGGAGTTCGCGACGGCGGTGCCGTTCCCCACGGTCGCGAAGAGCTCCCCGTACTTCTCGCCGACCGCGTACTGGCGTGGTCCCGTCTGGCTCGACCAGGCGTACTTCGCCCTCGGCGGGCTGCGCCGCTACGGCTACGGCGGTGATGCCGACACCCTCGCCGGCCGGCTCCTCGCGCAGGCGTCGGGGCTCGCGGGCGACGGTCCCGTCATGGAGAACTACGATCCGCTCACCGGGGCGCCGCTCAACTCGCCGAACTTCAGCTGGTCGGCGGCGCTGCTGTTGCCGATGCTGGCGGGACGGGAGGCGCCCGCCAAGAACGGCTGA
- a CDS encoding binding-protein-dependent transporter inner membrane component (ABC-ATPase subunit interface;~ABC-type sugar transport system, permease component[Carbohydrate transport andmetabolism]; COG0395;~PFAM: binding-protein-dependent transport systems inner membrane component; KEGG: atc:AGR_L_3322 putative integral membrane protein;~Transmembrane subunit (TM) foundin Periplasmic Binding Protein (PBP)-dependent ATP-Binding Cassette (ABC) transporters which generally bind type 2 PBPs. These types of transporters consist of a PBP, two TMs, and two cytoplasmic ABC ATPase subunits, and...; cd06261;~binding-protein-dependent transporter inner membrane component [Stackebrandtia nassauensis DSM44728];~conserved gate region;~dimer interface [polypeptide binding];~identified by MetaGeneAnnotator; putative;~putative PBP binding loops): MTALSPTRAPARVPAHVPARVPARTRPVRRAGHWLVRLLLALGALVSLVPFLWMAIAATHSTSELFRSPPPFLPGGRLLDNLVRLQDTIGFGRVLLNSLGIAVVHTALSSLLSAMCGYGLAKYRFRGRGLLLGAVLATMMIPFQVLLVPLFQMMASVGWIDSYQAVILPFLANSFGILLMRQGFVDFPDELLESARVDGSGELRTFYQVVLPCVRPQLGALVIFTFMGQWNSFIWPLLMLNSEDKYTVPVALNTLTGLTRVDYSGLMLGSLLATLPLLVLFLLFQRQFVAGLLGGAVKG, translated from the coding sequence TCTCCCCCACCCGAGCGCCCGCCCGTGTACCCGCCCATGTGCCCGCCCGGGTCCCGGCCCGGACGCGGCCGGTACGCCGGGCCGGCCACTGGCTCGTCCGGCTGCTGCTCGCTCTCGGGGCGCTGGTCAGCCTGGTGCCGTTCCTGTGGATGGCCATCGCCGCCACCCACTCCACGTCGGAACTGTTCCGTTCCCCGCCGCCGTTCCTGCCCGGCGGGCGGCTGCTCGACAACCTCGTACGGCTCCAGGACACCATCGGGTTCGGCCGGGTGCTCCTCAACAGCCTCGGGATCGCCGTCGTGCACACGGCGCTCAGCTCGCTGCTCTCCGCGATGTGCGGCTACGGGCTCGCCAAGTACCGTTTCCGCGGCCGCGGGCTGCTGCTGGGCGCGGTCCTCGCGACGATGATGATCCCGTTCCAGGTGCTGCTCGTGCCCCTGTTCCAGATGATGGCGAGCGTCGGCTGGATCGACTCGTACCAGGCGGTGATCCTGCCGTTCCTCGCGAACTCCTTCGGCATCCTGCTGATGCGGCAGGGCTTCGTCGACTTCCCCGACGAACTGCTCGAATCGGCCCGCGTCGACGGCTCCGGGGAGCTGCGCACCTTCTATCAGGTCGTCCTTCCGTGTGTACGTCCCCAACTCGGCGCCCTGGTCATCTTCACGTTCATGGGGCAGTGGAACAGTTTCATCTGGCCGCTGCTCATGCTCAACAGTGAGGACAAATACACCGTGCCTGTCGCACTCAACACCCTCACGGGTCTCACCCGTGTCGACTATTCGGGGCTCATGCTCGGCTCGCTGCTCGCGACGCTGCCGCTTCTGGTGCTCTTCCTGCTCTTCCAGCGGCAGTTCGTGGCCGGCCTGCTCGGTGGGGCGGTGAAGGGATGA
- a CDS encoding secreted hydrolase (SEST_like. A family of secreted SGNH-hydrolases similarto Streptomyces scabies esterase (SEST), a causal agent of the potato scab disease, which hydrolyzes a specific ester bond in suberin, a plant lipid. The tertiary fold ofthis enzyme is...; cd01823;~catalytic triad [active];~identified by MetaGeneAnnotator; putative;~oxyanion hole [active];~secreted hydrolase [Streptomyces hygroscopicus subsp. jinggangensis5008]), with product MTRHLPTAHTRRALAAGAALLSGIAVLATAQPAMAGAAAHRPHRADYVALGDSYASAPLVPDQVDAFCLRSSNNYPSLLARSSAARPTDVTCSGATTAAMTAPQGTAAPQLDAVNRRTDLVTLTIGGNDIGFSTVLGTCARLSASDPAGAPCRAHLTGSGTDQVTESIAATAPKVAEVIRGIHRRAPHARIVVVGYPDLFPEDGVGCTSPSVPLAAGDFAYLRDKEKELNSMLARQARRGGARYVDTYAPTIGHDLCAPAGERWIEPFVPQGPAAPLHPNAQGERAMAAAVQRVLTHHH from the coding sequence ATGACGAGACACCTCCCCACCGCGCACACCAGGCGCGCCCTGGCGGCGGGGGCCGCCCTGCTCAGCGGCATCGCCGTGCTGGCCACGGCGCAGCCGGCGATGGCGGGCGCGGCCGCACACCGCCCCCACCGCGCGGACTACGTCGCCCTCGGCGACTCGTACGCCTCCGCGCCCCTGGTACCCGACCAGGTGGACGCGTTCTGCCTGCGCAGCAGCAACAACTATCCCTCGCTGCTGGCGCGTTCCTCCGCGGCGAGGCCGACCGACGTCACCTGTTCGGGCGCGACCACCGCCGCCATGACCGCGCCACAGGGGACGGCCGCGCCGCAGCTCGACGCGGTGAACCGGCGCACCGACCTGGTGACCCTCACCATCGGCGGCAACGACATCGGCTTCAGTACGGTGCTGGGCACCTGCGCACGGCTGTCGGCGAGCGACCCGGCCGGCGCGCCGTGCCGCGCGCACCTCACCGGCTCGGGCACCGACCAGGTGACGGAGTCGATAGCCGCGACCGCCCCGAAGGTCGCGGAGGTGATCCGCGGCATCCATCGCCGCGCGCCGCACGCGAGGATCGTGGTGGTCGGCTACCCGGACCTCTTCCCCGAGGACGGCGTCGGCTGCACCAGCCCCTCCGTGCCGCTGGCGGCCGGCGACTTCGCCTACCTGCGCGACAAGGAGAAGGAACTGAACTCCATGCTGGCCCGTCAGGCGCGGCGCGGCGGCGCGCGGTACGTGGACACCTACGCCCCCACGATCGGGCACGACCTGTGCGCACCCGCCGGCGAGCGCTGGATCGAGCCGTTCGTCCCGCAGGGCCCCGCGGCTCCGCTGCACCCGAACGCTCAGGGCGAGCGCGCCATGGCGGCGGCCGTACAGCGGGTCCTGACGCACCACCACTGA